The following are encoded together in the Sphaerodactylus townsendi isolate TG3544 linkage group LG12, MPM_Stown_v2.3, whole genome shotgun sequence genome:
- the COLCA2 gene encoding colorectal cancer-associated protein 2 gives MSGKPKIYQGVRVKITVKELLQQRRAKQAVPEEAVSSDGSVQLTEAFSPPCPGAYVDSVSSSSSGCVQPWQFQSCTSCEEIPSFLEQLVDSCLQTEMPFDTSTGAAQDSLHGFPDIFQPDSACLNQSLGHASLDSSDPSSSFDCSYSPPQLPSFTPLGYNSSPCLDVKSCMFPSSEGSPYPQPPHTHYNHTSSTCCCTSCGSQRLDAFRVPEYFPYASTDCRDCTPSLSVADDFFRMDRAWDTCYS, from the exons ATGTCAG GAAAACCCAAGATCTATCAAGGTGTCCGTGTCAAGATCACCGTGAAAGAACTTCTGCAGCAGAGGAGAGCCAAACAGGCTGTGCCCGAGGAAGCT GTGTCCAGCGATGGCAGTGTCCAGCTCACGGaagctttctcccctccctgtccAG gAGCCTATGTAGACTCTGTCTCTTCTTCATCCTCCGGCTGTGTGCAACCGTGGCAGTTCCAGAGCTGCACTTCCTGTGAGGAGATCCCCAGCTTCCTGGAGCAGCTTGTTGACTCCTGCCTTCAGACAGAGATGCCGTTCGACACATCCACTGGGGCTGCTCAAGACAGTTTGCATGGTTTTCCTGACATCTTCCAACCAGACTCTGCCTGCCTCAACCAAAGCCTG GGGCATGCATCTCTGGATTCTTCGGATCCTTCCAGTTCCTTTGACTGCAGCTATTCCCCTCCTCAGCTTCCTTCGTTTACTCCACTGGGTTACAATTCTTCTCCATGCCTGGATGTCAAGAGCTGCATGTTTCCATCATCAGAGGGAAGTCCCTACCCACAGCCCCCCCACACCCACTACAACCACACCTCGTCCACATGTTGCTGCACATCTTGTGGCTCCCAGCGCTTAGACGCTTTCAGAGTCCCCGAATATTTCCCCTATGCCAGCACAGACTGCCGGGATTGCACTCCTTCCCTCTCTGTGGCCGATGACTTCTTCCGAATGGACAGGGCCTGGGACACCTGCTACAGTTAA